A single Loxodonta africana isolate mLoxAfr1 chromosome 24, mLoxAfr1.hap2, whole genome shotgun sequence DNA region contains:
- the BCL2L1 gene encoding bcl-2-like protein 1 isoform X2 has translation MSQSNRELVVDFLSYKLSQKGYSWSQFSDVEENRTGASEGTESEMEIPSAINGNPSRHLADSPAVNGATGHSSSLDAREVIPMAAVKQALREAGDEFELRYRRAFSDLTSQLHITPGTAYQSFEQVVNELFRDGVNWGRIVAFFSFGGALCVESVDKEMQVLVSRIATWMATYLNDHLEPWIQENGGWA, from the exons atgtctcagAGCAACCGGGAGCTGGTGGTTGACTTTCTCTCCTACAAGCTTTCCCAGAAAGGATACAGTTGGAGTCAGTTTAGTGATGTGGAGGAGAATAGGACTGGGGCCTCGGAAGGCACTGAATCCGAGATGGAGATCCCCAGTGCCATCAATGGCAACCCATCCCGGCACCTGGCAGACAGCCCTGCGGTGAATGGAGCTACTGGCCACAGCAGCAGCTTGGATGCCCGGGAGGTGATCCCCATGGCAGCAGTGAAGCAAGCTCTGAGGGAGGCAGGCGATGAGTTCGAACTGCGGTACCGGCGGGCATTCAGTGACCTGACATCCCAGCTCCACATCACCCCAGGGACAGCATATCAGAGCTTTGAGCAGGTAGTGAACGAACTCTTCCGGGATGGGGTGAACTGGGGTCGCATTGTGGCCTTTTTCTCCTTCGGTGGGGCACTGTGCGTGGAAAGCGTAGACAAGGAGATGCAGGTATTGGTGAGTCGGATCGCAACTTGGATGGCTACTTACCTGAATGACCACCTAGAGCCTTGGATCCAGGAGAACGGCGGCTGG GCCTAA